The genomic DNA TCCATTCTTGGTGCTTATTTATCAATGGTTCCAGCAACATATATTTTCAGCGCAATCCCATTAAACTGTATTAACGCATTAATTTTAGCCAATATATTAAATCCTGTGGAAGTTTCGAAAGAAGAAGACGTTGTTTACACACCTTCAAAACATGAAAAAAAGGATTTCTTTTCTACTATTTCAAACAGTATGTTAGTTGGGATGAATATGGTTATCGTTATTTTAGCTATGGTAATTGGTTATGTAGCTTTAACAGCATGTTTAAATGGGATTTTAGGATTTTTTGTAACGGGGTTAACAATTCAAAAAATCTTCTCCATTATCTTTAGTCCTTTTGCATTTTTACTCGGTTTATCAGGCAGTGATGCTATGTATGTAGCTGAATTAATGGGGATCAAAATAACGACGAATGAATTTGTTGCTATGATGGATTTAAAATCAAACTTAAAGTCGCTACAACCGCATACGGTTGCGGTTGCAACAACATTTCTAGCTTCTTTTGCTAACTTTAGTACAGTAGGTATGATTTACGGAACTTACAATTCATTATTTGGCGGGGAAAAATCATCAGTCATCGGTAAAAATGTTTGGAAGCTTCTTGTTAGCGGGATGGCTGTTTCTTTATTAAGCGCTATGCTTGTAGGGCTTTTTGTATGGTAAATGGATATTATAATAACAAAAGACATCTCAATTAAATTGGATGTCTTTTGTTATTCTTAGCTCCGAATTTGTCCATTTCCACGAATTACATATTTTGTGGAAGTTAATGCTGGAAGCCCCATTGGTCCTCTTACGTGTAATTTTTGCGTACTGATACCAATTTCCGCTCCGAATCCAAATTCGGATCCATCTGTAAAACGAGTCGATGCATTATGATAAAGTGCCGCGGCATCTACAGAAGTAAAAAACTTGCTGACGTTTTCCTCGTTTTCAGTAATAATCGCTTCAGAATGCATAGATCCATACGTATTTATATGATGAATCGCTTCTTCAACAGTGGCAACCACTTTCACTGCTAGTGTGAGAGATAAAAACTCTGTTTCCCAGTCTTCTTCTGTCGCAAGTAAGATAGAAGTATCAATCGCCACTGCTTTATTATCACCGCGTAGCTCTACTCCTCTTTCCTTCAAAGAAGAAAACAACTCGCTACCATATTGCTCTGCCCAATTCTCATGAAGTACAATCGTCTCAATTGCATTACATACAGATGGGCGCTGTGTTTTTGCATTTATAATAATATTAAATGCCATTTGTTTATCCGCTGTTTCATCAATGAATATATGACAATTTCCCGCACCTGTTTCAAGTACTGGAACAGACGCTTCTCTCACTACTGTATCAATTAATTGTTTACCGCCTCTTGGTATAAGAACATCCAAGTACTCATTCAATGTAAACAGCTGTTTTGCACTATCTCTCGTTGTATCTTCTATGAGCTGTACACTTTCTGAAGGCAAGCTAGTTTGCTTAAGCGCCCGGTGAATAACGCTAACGATGGCTTTGTTAGAATGGATAGCAGAAGAACTACCACGTAGTATTACTGCGTTTCCTGTTTTTAAACAAATTGTAGCAGCATCAACAGTTACATTCGGTCTTGCCTCATAAATCATTCCGACAACACCAAGTGGTACGCGCATCTCCTGAATAGATAGTCCATTTGGTCGTTCCCATGCACTTACACATTCTCCAATAGGATCACGTAATTCAATTAACTGCTTAATACCCTCTGTCATATCAACAATTCGCTGTTCATTCAGCAAAAGGCGATCAAGGAGTGAATCAGAAAATCCTTTCTCCTTACCTTCTTCAATATCCCGTTTGTTTTCTTCTAAAATATAAGCTGTTTCTACTATCAACTGATTAGCAATTGCAGCAAGTGCTTCATTTTTTTGATCTGTAGTTTTAAGCACAAGTTCTCTAGCAACCTCTTTTGCTTTTATCCCCTTTGCCAACACTTCATTCATTTTCATTTCCTCCTTTTTAAAGTGAAACCCAATGATCTCTATGAATGACTTCATAACTATGTCTCTCGCCTCTTACTTGAATATCTTGGCTTTGCATACCTTTTACATCTCTTAGTTCCTCTGCACTATATGTGCATTGTCCTTTTCCTATTACGCGCCCTTGTTGCGTTACAACCTCTACAACTTCACCCACTTGGAAAAATCCTGATACATTCGTAACACCAGCTGGAAGTAAACTCTTACCATGCTGAATGATGGCAGTAGCCGCCCCAGCATCTACTTCAATTTGTCCGCTAACAAGCGAATGCAGGGCAATCCATTGCTTGTTCATCTTCATTTCTTTTTGAGGAGCATTACCAACATACGTTCCATCACCCTTACCCTTCAAAACATCTACAAACTTTTCCTGTCCACGTCCTGTCCCGATAAATACACTCACACCAAGAGAGAGTGCTGTCTTTGCAGCATCGATTTTTGATTTCATACCACCAGTCCCAAGTTTTGAGCCAGCATCTCCTGCAAGAGAAGAAATTTCTTCCGTAACTTCAGGAAGAAAATAATATTTTTTTGCATCCGCATTTTTCTGAGGATTTTTGTCATATAACCCGTTCACATCCGTAAAGATCATAAGCATATCCGCCGAAACAAGCCCGCTTACTAAAGCTGACAGCATATCATTATCACCGAACGTCAGCTCCTCTAAAGAGATGGAATCATTTTCATTAATAATTGGAAGAGCGGAACGGTTTAGTAATTCTCCTAACGTAGCGTAAGCATTACTATATTGTTCTTTTCTAGAAAAATCACTTCTCGTCAGCAAAAGTTGCGCAGTAACGATGCCATATTTACGGAATTCCTCCGTGTACGCCTGCATTAACAAACTTTGTCCGACAGCTGCTGCAGCCTGTTTCCCTTTAATCGTTACAGGTCTACTAGGATATCCTAGCGCTGAAAAACCTGCAGCGACGGCTCCAGATGTAATTAACACAACCTCGTGCCCTTCCTCTTTCAACCGAGCCAATGCGGCAACGTGATCTGAAAGCTGTTCTGTAGAGATGCCTCCGTGACTATCTGCCAAGGAACTACTTCCAATCTTTACAACAATTCGTTGTTTTTTCACCTTTTTATCCCCCAAGTCTAAAATCAAAGTTTTTATAGTTTACACTTCATTCACTTTGCAACTATATCTATTCTCATCAATGCTGCATTGAAGTATTTAAGAGCAAAATAAAAATGACCGCTTCGCCCTTAATAAAATAAAAAGGACGAAACGGTCATTGTTCCGCGGTACCACCTTAATTGATATACATAGATATCCACTTGGTGCCTATAACGCAGGCGAACGCCTAAACTTTCATTTAAGACTCGGGGATAGGTTCGATACATTCTATACGAGGAATCTTTCAGCCGGTGAATTCCACTCTCTTTCGCAAGAAGACATATGTACTAATTCCCTTCAACGATTTTCAATCTAATTTTTTTATATTATGCGATATAGTTCAATTCGGTGTCAAGAGGTATTTTTAAAAATAAATAGTGCCACAAGTGACTTGTATGAAATTATTGCCCTACTGAATGAAAATACAAATTGATATAAGTTTAACTCATATTCATAAACATAAAACCTTACATTATAGTGTATATATTTACATAATGTCGAATATAATTAATTTTTATCTTTTAGTGTTGCAAAAAGGAATATATTCTCTTAGAATGTTTCTTTATATTGCACAGGGATATTATTATTATTCTAAGATAACAATATCAAACCGATATAATTGATTATAAAAGGAGCAAGATTGAGTTATTATGGATAAACAAATTGGATTCATCGGTTGCGGAAATATGGGAATGGCTATGATTGGCGGGATGCTAAACAAAAAGATAGTGTCTTCAAATCATATTATTTGTTCAGATTTAAACACTGCTAATTTAAAAAATGCTAGTGAAAAATATGGGCTAACTACAACTACCGACAACAATAAAGTAGCTAAAAATGCTGATATTTTAATTTTATCAATTAAACCAGACCTATACGCATCAATAATTAATGAAATAAAAGAAGTAATCAAAAACGATGCTATCATCGTTACGATCGCTGCTGGTAAAAGTATTGAAAGTACTGAAAATGCCTTTAATAAAAAATTAAAAGTTGTAAGAGTAATGCCTAATACTCCTGCTCTTGTTGGAGAAGGAATGTCTGCATTATGCCCTAATGAAATGGTGACAGAAAAAGATTTAGAAGATGTACTAAACATTTTCAATAGTTTTGGTCAAACAGAGATCGTAAGTGAAAAATTAATGGATGTTGTAACATCTGTAAGTGGTTCTTCACCAGCATATGTATATATGATTATAGAAGCGATGGCAGATGCTGCTGTACTAGATGGTATGCCTAGAAATCAAGCATATAAATTCGCTGCTCAAGCTGTGTTAGGCTCTGCAAAAATGGTACTAGAAACAGGAATACATCCAGGTGAATTGAAAGATATGGTTTGTTCTCCTGGTGGAACGACAATAGAAGCTGTAGCAACATTAGAGGAAAAAGGATTACGAACAGCGATTATTTCAGCTATGCAGCGTTGTACGCAAAAGTCTGTTGAACTATCTGGTCAAACTAAAAAATAAAACTATAAAAGAGATTACGTTAGCTATGAATTCACATAATTTTAATTAAAAATTCACTACATGATAAACGGCCAAACTCATATAAAATTGAGCTTGGCCGTTCCGTTTTTAATTATATTAAAATAATTTCATTCGAATTTTCTTTAAAGGTTCTGTTTTATCCCTTACCTATTCCCTACTATGATTGTGTAATTTTATTAGAAACTAATAATTTTTCAATGCATTTCGGTAACATATCTAATAGTGTTTCAAATGCGTAGTTTACATCTAGACGTTCTGTCCATTGATGTGCATCTTTTCCTACCGGCCCCATATTTAATACTGGAACATCAAACTCTTCTAATTCCTGAAGCGGAATTGAATAACCTTTATCCCATAATGGCATATTGTCTACAAGCGAACTCATTGAATCCAGTGGATACTGCAAGCCTACATAGCTTAAATCTGAAATCCCCCCAAAATAATTTTGGTTTTCAAATGTAATCTTATGATTGTAGTGTGCATACTTTTCCATTTCTACAACCACCTCTTTTATTAAAGGATTGTTGCGTGAACTCACAGCTGGATAGTACGGCGGAGCGAAGAAAAGTACAATCATCGGTGCCTTTTCTTTACATAAAATCGCTAATTTATCTACTAAATCAATCGTTACCGCACGATCATCTTTATCTTCTCTATTTTTTATAATATTAGATTGAATATGATTTATTTTTTCTTGTCCATGTTGCTCAATTGCATATGTGATAAGCTCTTCATACGTTAATACATTTACTTTGAGATTAGGTGGTATAAATGGATTATATTTAGAAAAACGATATGCATGTTTTTCATACGACTCTTCTATTTTCTCTGCAACTTTCGTTACTTTTTGATGTAACAATGAAACTACATCTGTCATTGATTTTTCTAATAAAAACAAATTAAATAATGTGACTGCACGATGCGGAATTTGTACAGAATAATCCTCTTTTAAGTCCCTTTGAAGTAAGTTAGTTGGCGGAGGACTCGCTTCCCCTTCTACAATATCACAAAGGTCTGTGTTTAACTCTAATTCTGCCGTTATTAATGAAGCCATATAACTCCCATTTAAGCCTGCAAAAGGTTCACCTACATGTGTCTCTTTTCCGTAGCAAAGAAATCCAGGTAACACTTTACCAATAGAGCCAGTGTAAATATACTTATTTTGGTCACCAGGATGTCTTGAAAACATAGGCTCTGAGTTTAAGACCGTTTTATAATCTAAGTTATGCTCTCTTGCTAAATCTAACAGTCTCGGAACAGCGGCCCTCATCCCTACAGAATTCACTTCTTCATCTGGTACAGCCAATAAAAGAACATTCCCATCGAATCTTCCTTCACATGCTTGTTCAATCATTGCCATTTGTAATGCTAGACCGCATTTCATATCCATTGTTCCTCTACCAAACAGCCATTCTCCTTGTTCTATATCTTCACGTACATGGTCTGGAAGTTCATCTTTATGAGAATAAAACATAGATGTTAACTTTTTAGGATTAAATGCATCTTCTTTCCACACTCCGTAATCCTGTACATCTACAACATCAAAGTGACTTACTAGAATTACAGTATTTTTTGTACTATCGCTTTTCTTTACTAGTGCTGTAACAAAATATCGTCCGTCCCCTGTCGGATTTTTTTGTAAATGATGCGGGTTTTCTTTGAAATACTGTAATTCAGATAATTGTTCCACAACAAAGTCTGGCAATATTACTTCAGCTTCTGAACCGGTAATACTAGGAATTTCAACAAGACTGCTTAATAATTGAATCAATTGTTCTTTTGATTGCCACTTTGACATATAAATCCCCCTATTTTTCCGCATTATGAAAACGAATTCCAGTATATGAATAAAAAATGACGACAGCTATCAAAATTATAGTTCTGATGTACTGCCGATTTTTATTGATATTTCATGAGCTGCTTGTTTTACCTTGCTAATAAGAAAAGATAGTCGATCATCATTAATACGATGACTAATTAACCCAACACTTAATGCTCCTACTACTTTATGATTAAATCC from Bacillus cereus G9842 includes the following:
- the proC gene encoding pyrroline-5-carboxylate reductase — translated: MDKQIGFIGCGNMGMAMIGGMLNKKIVSSNHIICSDLNTANLKNASEKYGLTTTTDNNKVAKNADILILSIKPDLYASIINEIKEVIKNDAIIVTIAAGKSIESTENAFNKKLKVVRVMPNTPALVGEGMSALCPNEMVTEKDLEDVLNIFNSFGQTEIVSEKLMDVVTSVSGSSPAYVYMIIEAMADAAVLDGMPRNQAYKFAAQAVLGSAKMVLETGIHPGELKDMVCSPGGTTIEAVATLEEKGLRTAIISAMQRCTQKSVELSGQTKK
- a CDS encoding glutamate-5-semialdehyde dehydrogenase, which codes for MNEVLAKGIKAKEVARELVLKTTDQKNEALAAIANQLIVETAYILEENKRDIEEGKEKGFSDSLLDRLLLNEQRIVDMTEGIKQLIELRDPIGECVSAWERPNGLSIQEMRVPLGVVGMIYEARPNVTVDAATICLKTGNAVILRGSSSAIHSNKAIVSVIHRALKQTSLPSESVQLIEDTTRDSAKQLFTLNEYLDVLIPRGGKQLIDTVVREASVPVLETGAGNCHIFIDETADKQMAFNIIINAKTQRPSVCNAIETIVLHENWAEQYGSELFSSLKERGVELRGDNKAVAIDTSILLATEEDWETEFLSLTLAVKVVATVEEAIHHINTYGSMHSEAIITENEENVSKFFTSVDAAALYHNASTRFTDGSEFGFGAEIGISTQKLHVRGPMGLPALTSTKYVIRGNGQIRS
- the proB gene encoding glutamate 5-kinase, whose amino-acid sequence is MKKQRIVVKIGSSSLADSHGGISTEQLSDHVAALARLKEEGHEVVLITSGAVAAGFSALGYPSRPVTIKGKQAAAAVGQSLLMQAYTEEFRKYGIVTAQLLLTRSDFSRKEQYSNAYATLGELLNRSALPIINENDSISLEELTFGDNDMLSALVSGLVSADMLMIFTDVNGLYDKNPQKNADAKKYYFLPEVTEEISSLAGDAGSKLGTGGMKSKIDAAKTALSLGVSVFIGTGRGQEKFVDVLKGKGDGTYVGNAPQKEMKMNKQWIALHSLVSGQIEVDAGAATAIIQHGKSLLPAGVTNVSGFFQVGEVVEVVTQQGRVIGKGQCTYSAEELRDVKGMQSQDIQVRGERHSYEVIHRDHWVSL
- a CDS encoding NupC/NupG family nucleoside CNT transporter encodes the protein MHFILNMLGIFVVILIVFLCSPNKKHIKWRPIVILIILELFITWFMLGTKLGSIIINKIASFFSWLLACANEGIRFAFPSAMDSPHIDFFFSALLPIIFVITFFDILSYFGILTWIIDKVGAVISKISRLPKLESFFSIQMMFLGNTEALAVVRDQLSVLKENRLLTFGIMSMSSVSGSILGAYLSMVPATYIFSAIPLNCINALILANILNPVEVSKEEDVVYTPSKHEKKDFFSTISNSMLVGMNMVIVILAMVIGYVALTACLNGILGFFVTGLTIQKIFSIIFSPFAFLLGLSGSDAMYVAELMGIKITTNEFVAMMDLKSNLKSLQPHTVAVATTFLASFANFSTVGMIYGTYNSLFGGEKSSVIGKNVWKLLVSGMAVSLLSAMLVGLFVW
- a CDS encoding M20/M25/M40 family metallo-hydrolase translates to MRKNRGIYMSKWQSKEQLIQLLSSLVEIPSITGSEAEVILPDFVVEQLSELQYFKENPHHLQKNPTGDGRYFVTALVKKSDSTKNTVILVSHFDVVDVQDYGVWKEDAFNPKKLTSMFYSHKDELPDHVREDIEQGEWLFGRGTMDMKCGLALQMAMIEQACEGRFDGNVLLLAVPDEEVNSVGMRAAVPRLLDLAREHNLDYKTVLNSEPMFSRHPGDQNKYIYTGSIGKVLPGFLCYGKETHVGEPFAGLNGSYMASLITAELELNTDLCDIVEGEASPPPTNLLQRDLKEDYSVQIPHRAVTLFNLFLLEKSMTDVVSLLHQKVTKVAEKIEESYEKHAYRFSKYNPFIPPNLKVNVLTYEELITYAIEQHGQEKINHIQSNIIKNREDKDDRAVTIDLVDKLAILCKEKAPMIVLFFAPPYYPAVSSRNNPLIKEVVVEMEKYAHYNHKITFENQNYFGGISDLSYVGLQYPLDSMSSLVDNMPLWDKGYSIPLQELEEFDVPVLNMGPVGKDAHQWTERLDVNYAFETLLDMLPKCIEKLLVSNKITQS